From one Musa acuminata AAA Group cultivar baxijiao chromosome BXJ2-6, Cavendish_Baxijiao_AAA, whole genome shotgun sequence genomic stretch:
- the LOC135615302 gene encoding THO complex subunit 4A-like, giving the protein MSSALDMSLDDIIKNNKKSTPGGRGRGRGSGAGPARRVPNRSANRSAPYSVAKAPDSAWQHDKYAAQTGALPAPAGRASSIETGTKLYISNLEYGVSNEDIKELFSEVGDLKRYSINYDRSGRSKGTAEVVFSRRADALAAVKRYNNVLLDGKPMKIEVIGTNISTPAAIPQSVFGNFNGSSKSTGPGRGSTGPQGGGRGRGRGRGRGKGRGEPVSADALDADLDKYHAEAMQTN; this is encoded by the exons ATGTCGAGCGCCCTGGACATGTCCCTCGACGACATCATCAAGAACAACAAGAAGTCCACCCCCGGGGGCCGCGGGCGAGGCCGTGGATCTGGCGCCGGACCTGCCCGACGCGTTCCCAATCGGTCGGCGAACCGATCCGCCCCCTATTCAGTCGCGAAG GCTCCCGATTCGGCGTGGCAGCATGACAAGTACGCCGCTCAGACGGGTGCGCTCCCTGCTCCTGCTGGTAGGGCTTCCTCCATAGAGACCGGCACCAAGCTCTATATTTCCAACTTGGAATATGGGGTTTCGAATGAAGATATCAAG GAGCTTTTTTCAGAGGTTGGTGATCTGAAGCGCTATTCAATAAATTATGACCGAAGTGGAAGATCTAAG ggaaCGGCTGAAGTTGTCTTTTCGAGGCGGGCAGATGCTTTAGCAGCTGTTAAGAGATACAACAATGTGCTGCTTGATGGAAAACCAATGAAAATAGAAGTTATCGGAACGAACATTTCAACACCGGCTGCTATCCCTCAATCTGTCTTTGGAAACTTTAATGGCTCTTCCAAAAG CACTGGACCAGGAAGGGGTTCTACAGGGCCACAAGGTGGTGGCCGTGGAAGAGGGAGAGGCCGTGGTCGAGGCAAAGGCCGCGGTGAACCAGT